The DNA sequence ATTATATCGACCCGGACATCTGGCACGGCCTGCCGCGCTGGCACCGGGGGGTGCTGCGGGTGAACAACACGCTGGCGGGTCGGATGTTGATCGGCCCCCTGATCGGGACGGTCTGTTTTCTGCGCGACGACCTGCGCCGTCTTCGCGCCGGGGAGGCGGAGGTCGCCCGGGGGTGGGGGCTGCACCTGCCGGGGGTGGCGGTGACGCTGGCGGTGGTGGCGATGTCGCCGCTGTCGCTCTGGACGTATCTGGCCGCCTGCTATGGGGCGATGTCGGTGCTGAAGATCCGCACCTTCCTGGAGCATCAGGCGCATCCGCGCGCTTCTGCCCGGACGGCGGTGGTGGAGGACCGGGGGCTGCTGGCGCTGCTGTTTCTGAACAACAACTTCCACGTGGTGCACCATATGCATCCGCAGGTGCCGTGGTACCGGCTGCCGGCGGTCTATGCCGCGCGGCGGGGCAGGTTCCTCAGCCGCAATCAGGGCTATGTCTATCGCAGCTACAGGGACGTGTTCCGGCGGCACCTCTTCGCGCCGAAGGATCCGGTGGCACATCCGCTCTGGCGCGGACCGCGGAATTGACCTAATCGGAGGCATGACAGCGCCCTTGCCCGATCTCTGGATTGTCGTGACCCTGGCCGCCGCGGCGTTCCAGACGGTGCGTTTCATGCTTCAGAAACACCTGGCAACGGCGACGCTGTCGGCGGCGGGGGCCACGTTTTCGCGGTTTCTCTATTCGGCGCCGTTCATCCTGATCCTGCTGGCGATCTACCTGGGGATGACGGGCCAGGCGCTGCCTGTCCCGGCGCCGGGGTTCTGGATATACGGGCTTGTCGGGGCGTCGGCGCAGATCCTGGCGACGGTCTGCGTGGTGATGCTGTTCAAGCAGCGCAATTTCGCGGTGGGGATCACATTCAAGAAGACGGAGGTGATCCAGACGGTGCTCGTAGGCTGGATCGTGCTGAGCGAGGGCGTGTCCTGGCCCGGTTTCGCGGCCATCGCGCTGGGCATCGTCGGTTTGCTGCTGCTGTCCGGCGGGCCGGGAGTGACGGGGCTGCACCTGCGCGACCTGCGCAATCGGGCGGCGGGGCTGGGGATCGCGTCGGGCGTGTTGTTCGCGGTTTCGGCGGTCACTTACCGGGGCGCGTCGCTGAGCGTTGCGGAGGCCGACCCGGTTCTGCGCGCGACGGTGACGCTGGCGGCGGTGGTGGCGATGCAGACGGCGATCATGCTGGTCTGGCTGCGTCTGCGCGAGCCGGGTCAGATCGGGGCGGTCTGGGCGGCACGGCGGGTGGCCCTGTGGATCGGCCTGACCTCGATGGGCGGCTCGCTGTGCTGGTTCATCGCCTTCACGCTTCAGAACGCGGCCTATGTGAAGGCGCTGGGGCAGGTGGAGCTGATCCTGAGCGTTCTGGCCAGCACGCTGTTCTTTCGGGAAAGCATCACGGGCCGGGAAGCCGCGGGGATGGCGGTGCTGGTGGTGTCGATCCTGATGCTGATCCTGGTGATCTAGCCTTCCATGGGGCGGCCGCGCAGGCGCAGGAACAGGCTTTCCTCGTCGTTGTTCTTGAAAAACGGGACGGAGGCGGGGGGCGTGCGGTCCCGTGCGCGGGCCTGAACTTCGGCCATCACCACCTCGGTGATGAAGGGCATGTCGAAGGACCGCGCTTCGGACAGGGGGACCCATTGCAGGTGGCTGAGTTCGTCGCAGGCGGCGTCGAAATCGTCGAGATCCGATGCGATATCCTCGGCGTCCACCAGAAAGAAACGGGCGTCGAAGCGGCGCGGGCGGCCCGGCGGGGTCAGCGCGCGAAAGGTGAATTGCAGCGGCGCGGCGTGGGGGACATGGCCGGTGGCGGCAAAGGTTTCCCAATCCGGCGGGGGCGGAATGTCCCAGGTGCCCGGGCGGCCCAGGATCAGGCCGGTTTCCTCCCACAGTTCGCGGATGGCCGCGACGGCGATGGCATGCACGAGACCGGGGTCCGCGTCCTCGGCCATGCGGGCGGCGCAGGTGCCGGGCAGGGGGCTGGCCAGGGGCACATCCGCATCGCCGGGATCGACCGCGCCGCCGGGAAAGACGAACTTGTTTGGCATGAACACGGCCTTGGACCCGCGCTGCCCCATCAGGATGCGCGGTGCGTCGAACCTGTCGCGCAGCACGATCACAGTGGCGGCATTGCGGATCTGGCTTTTGTCGATGGTCATGATGTCCCCTGGTTCAGCGGTGCCGAAGGGGAAGATCAGGTCGAGGGTGCGAAGCCGCCCATGCCCTTGGCCCATTGAAAGCCGATCATGGCCCCCTTCAGTCTGGGCAGAAGGTAAAGGGACAGGCCGACGCAGCCAACCGCAAAAATGGTGAAGAGTGTCAATGGCTCGGGGCGCCAGGTCACGAACACCAGATGCAGCATCGGTGCCATCAGGTGCCCGACGAAAAGGATTGTCAGGTAGGCCGGACCGTCATCCGCGCGGTGGTGGTGGAATTCTTCGCGGCAGACGGGGCAGTCGTGATTCACCTTCAGATAGCTCTTGAGCAGCGGCCCCGATCCGCAGTTCGGGCATTTGCCGCGCCAGCCTCTGCGCATGGCGGGCCAGCGTGCTCGGTCATTGGGGGCGGTCGGGGCGGTATTGGTGGTGGTGGGCATGGCTCTATCCTCGGACACGGCCCCTAGATGCGCCTGTTGGGGGCAAAATGAAAGAGCCGAGAGGGGATTGCGGCGCTGTGTCGCAAAACCCGGCGGGAGGGTGCGGAATTTTTGCGCGCGCCGCGACGGAAAGGAGGGGCCGGCTCGTAAAAAGGAGTATCGCGCCGCACAAAGGGGCGCCGACACAAGGAGAGATTACATGAAACTTCGAGCAACAGTCCAGTTGGCCGCTCTCAGTACGCTGATCGCCGTGGGTGCGGTCGCCGGGGCCAACGCAAAGCCCGGCGACCGGGCGGCCCTGTTCGGTGCGATCGACGCGGACGGCAATGGCGCCGTCACCCGAGAGGAGATCGACGCCCACGCGGCGGCGCGGTTCGACAAGGCCGACACCGATGGCGATGGTTTTCTGACCGCGGCGGAGATGTCGGCGGCGCGCAAGGCCACGCATCAGGCGCGCGCGGCGCGGATGGTCGAAGAGTTCGACGCTGACGGCGACGGCGCGCTCAACGCCGCCGAGCTGGCGGCCCGCTGGGACGGCCGGACCGACGCGGAACGCGCGGAGCGGCGGCAGGCGCGGATGATCGAACGCATGGACAGCGACGACGACGGCAAGCTGAGCCGCGACGAGATGTCCGCGCGCCGTGATCTGGGCAAGATGT is a window from the Sulfitobacter sp. THAF37 genome containing:
- a CDS encoding fatty acid desaturase, coding for MHPSEVGQSHATPNTFDPSPVLRRLARWEWPTIALFGAVFAALGVALVLTGGAVSFGILVLALTLHSSLSHEILHGAPFRSARAATALGLFQPGLFVPYLRFKALHLAHHHDSRLTDPYDDPETNYIDPDIWHGLPRWHRGVLRVNNTLAGRMLIGPLIGTVCFLRDDLRRLRAGEAEVARGWGLHLPGVAVTLAVVAMSPLSLWTYLAACYGAMSVLKIRTFLEHQAHPRASARTAVVEDRGLLALLFLNNNFHVVHHMHPQVPWYRLPAVYAARRGRFLSRNQGYVYRSYRDVFRRHLFAPKDPVAHPLWRGPRN
- a CDS encoding DMT family transporter; amino-acid sequence: MTAPLPDLWIVVTLAAAAFQTVRFMLQKHLATATLSAAGATFSRFLYSAPFILILLAIYLGMTGQALPVPAPGFWIYGLVGASAQILATVCVVMLFKQRNFAVGITFKKTEVIQTVLVGWIVLSEGVSWPGFAAIALGIVGLLLLSGGPGVTGLHLRDLRNRAAGLGIASGVLFAVSAVTYRGASLSVAEADPVLRATVTLAAVVAMQTAIMLVWLRLREPGQIGAVWAARRVALWIGLTSMGGSLCWFIAFTLQNAAYVKALGQVELILSVLASTLFFRESITGREAAGMAVLVVSILMLILVI
- a CDS encoding NUDIX hydrolase, which gives rise to MTIDKSQIRNAATVIVLRDRFDAPRILMGQRGSKAVFMPNKFVFPGGAVDPGDADVPLASPLPGTCAARMAEDADPGLVHAIAVAAIRELWEETGLILGRPGTWDIPPPPDWETFAATGHVPHAAPLQFTFRALTPPGRPRRFDARFFLVDAEDIASDLDDFDAACDELSHLQWVPLSEARSFDMPFITEVVMAEVQARARDRTPPASVPFFKNNDEESLFLRLRGRPMEG
- a CDS encoding DUF983 domain-containing protein, with amino-acid sequence MPTTTNTAPTAPNDRARWPAMRRGWRGKCPNCGSGPLLKSYLKVNHDCPVCREEFHHHRADDGPAYLTILFVGHLMAPMLHLVFVTWRPEPLTLFTIFAVGCVGLSLYLLPRLKGAMIGFQWAKGMGGFAPST
- a CDS encoding EF-hand domain-containing protein, yielding MKLRATVQLAALSTLIAVGAVAGANAKPGDRAALFGAIDADGNGAVTREEIDAHAAARFDKADTDGDGFLTAAEMSAARKATHQARAARMVEEFDADGDGALNAAELAARWDGRTDAERAERRQARMIERMDSDDDGKLSRDEMSARRDLGKMFDRLDADGDGTLTAEEFRKMRGHGGQGGRWHRGDRRPGADKG